One genomic window of Novosphingobium aureum includes the following:
- the ubiA gene encoding 4-hydroxybenzoate octaprenyltransferase, whose translation MTSCPLWTSVRRVSDPTFVPDSQQRGLVALLPPTARDYAMLARFDRPIGWWLLFWPCAWSVLLAGGEDRWGLIAWLLLGSVAMRGAGCVLNDIVDADLDRSVARTAQRPVASGRVSRQAAAIWLGLLCLVGLVVLFQLRIEAQLVALGSVALVAAYPFMKRITWWPQAWLGMVFTWGALVGWVEMRSDHLVTLAALYGGCIVWCIGYDTIYALQDREDDMIVGIRSSALRLGENVRAGVGAFYALAVALWAIAFWTMRPDWVGLVALLPVAGHLAFQVVTLDTDDGENALARFRSNRDLGLVMALACWVVGNAGVI comes from the coding sequence ATGACATCGTGTCCACTCTGGACTAGTGTCCGCCGCGTGAGTGACCCGACCTTCGTTCCCGACAGCCAGCAACGCGGGCTGGTCGCCTTGTTGCCGCCCACCGCGCGCGACTATGCGATGCTGGCGCGATTCGACCGACCCATCGGCTGGTGGCTGCTGTTCTGGCCCTGCGCCTGGAGCGTGCTGCTGGCAGGGGGTGAGGATCGCTGGGGCCTGATCGCCTGGCTGCTGCTCGGTTCGGTCGCGATGCGCGGCGCGGGCTGCGTGCTCAACGACATCGTCGATGCCGATCTCGACCGCAGCGTCGCGCGCACCGCGCAGCGCCCGGTCGCGAGCGGGCGGGTGAGCCGACAGGCAGCGGCGATCTGGCTGGGCCTGTTGTGCCTCGTCGGGCTCGTCGTCCTGTTCCAGCTTCGCATCGAGGCGCAGCTCGTCGCGCTGGGCTCGGTGGCGCTGGTCGCGGCCTATCCCTTCATGAAGCGCATCACCTGGTGGCCGCAGGCCTGGCTCGGCATGGTCTTTACCTGGGGCGCGCTGGTCGGCTGGGTCGAGATGCGTTCGGACCACCTCGTCACGCTCGCCGCGCTCTATGGCGGGTGCATCGTGTGGTGCATCGGTTACGACACGATCTACGCGCTGCAGGACCGCGAGGACGACATGATCGTGGGCATCCGCTCCTCCGCGCTGCGCCTCGGCGAGAACGTGCGCGCGGGCGTCGGTGCCTTCTATGCGCTGGCCGTGGCGCTCTGGGCCATTGCCTTCTGGACCATGCGGCCCGACTGGGTCGGCCTCGTCGCGCTCCTTCCGGTGGCGGGCCACCTCGCCTTTCAGGTGGTCACGCTCGATACCGACGACGGCGAGAACGCACTGGCCCGCTTCCGCTCGAACCGTGACCTCGGTCTCGTCATGGCGCTGGCCTGCTGGGTAGTGGGCAACGCCGGAGTGATCTGA
- a CDS encoding SOS response-associated peptidase has protein sequence MCNLYRMTKGTDEVARLFAAETMHVANLADEVYPGYPGMVVAQGAVEVMNWGFPLVLTGKQGRKLKPKPVTNARDDKLHTPFWKDSFVQRRCIIPVSAWAEPEGRSGHMTRTWYAPEGEDLFAVAGLWRESGEWGRVYTMVMVDACAQMVDVHDRMPVLLTPGQWAQWTDAAPEAAFELCRTSEARLQVDRTQVPWAARKSALGAASGAANGRKAGGDAARADDAMPRLL, from the coding sequence ATGTGCAACCTTTACCGGATGACTAAGGGCACCGACGAGGTCGCCAGGCTGTTCGCGGCCGAGACCATGCACGTCGCCAACCTCGCCGACGAGGTCTATCCCGGCTATCCTGGAATGGTCGTTGCCCAAGGCGCGGTCGAGGTCATGAACTGGGGTTTCCCGCTGGTGCTCACGGGCAAGCAGGGGCGCAAGCTCAAGCCCAAGCCGGTCACCAACGCGCGCGACGACAAGCTCCATACCCCGTTCTGGAAGGACAGCTTCGTCCAGCGTCGCTGCATCATTCCCGTCAGCGCCTGGGCCGAGCCCGAGGGCCGCTCTGGCCACATGACCCGCACCTGGTACGCGCCCGAGGGCGAGGACCTGTTCGCGGTGGCGGGCCTGTGGCGCGAGAGCGGCGAATGGGGCCGGGTCTACACCATGGTCATGGTCGACGCCTGCGCGCAGATGGTGGACGTCCACGACCGGATGCCGGTGCTGCTCACCCCCGGGCAATGGGCGCAGTGGACAGATGCAGCGCCCGAAGCAGCCTTCGAACTGTGCCGGACCAGCGAGGCACGCCTGCAGGTCGATCGTACGCAGGTTCCCTGGGCAGCGCGCAAGTCAGCACTAGGGGCGGCGTCAGGGGCTGCGAATGGCAGGAAGGCTGGCGGGGACGCTGCACGCGCGGACGATGCCATGCCCCGGCTCTTGTGA
- a CDS encoding VOC family protein, whose translation MTTNPTPGRLEHANITVTDIERSARLMQDLLGWHERWRGPAINGGESIHVGGDFSYLAIYTDRKAHERFAKDAPLNHIGLVVDDLDAAESVVIAKGLVPFNHGDYAPGRRFYFLDWDGIEFEVVSYE comes from the coding sequence ATGACCACCAACCCCACCCCCGGACGGCTCGAACATGCCAACATCACGGTCACCGACATCGAGCGCTCCGCCCGCCTGATGCAGGACCTGCTCGGCTGGCACGAGCGCTGGCGCGGTCCCGCCATCAATGGTGGAGAGTCAATCCATGTCGGCGGCGACTTCAGCTATCTTGCGATCTACACCGACCGCAAGGCGCACGAGCGCTTCGCCAAGGATGCTCCGCTCAACCACATCGGCCTCGTCGTCGACGATCTCGACGCGGCCGAATCAGTGGTGATCGCCAAGGGGCTCGTGCCCTTCAATCACGGCGACTACGCGCCCGGACGGCGCTTCTATTTCCTCGACTGGGACGGGATCGAATTCGAGGTGGTCAGCTATGAATGA
- the soxR gene encoding redox-sensitive transcriptional activator SoxR encodes MASDRFITIGELARRTGVATSAIRFYEDKGLLQALRTKGNQRRFLRSDIRRISFILIAQKLGLALGEIEAELARLPQGRTPTLADWERISRSMRGAIEARIAMLERTRDRLDGCIGCGCLSLAKCQLYNADDVKGREGPGPRLVLG; translated from the coding sequence ATGGCAAGCGACCGCTTCATCACCATCGGCGAACTGGCAAGGCGCACCGGGGTCGCGACCTCGGCGATCCGCTTCTACGAGGACAAGGGCCTGCTCCAGGCGCTGCGCACCAAGGGCAACCAGCGCCGCTTCCTGCGCTCCGACATTCGCCGCATCAGCTTCATCCTGATCGCGCAGAAGCTCGGCCTCGCGCTCGGCGAGATCGAGGCCGAGCTGGCCCGCCTGCCGCAAGGGCGCACGCCCACTCTCGCGGACTGGGAGAGGATCAGCCGCTCGATGCGCGGCGCGATCGAGGCGCGTATCGCCATGCTCGAACGCACCCGCGACCGGCTCGACGGCTGCATCGGCTGCGGCTGCCTCAGTCTCGCCAAGTGCCAGCTCTACAATGCGGATGACGTGAAGGGCCGCGAAGGGCCGGGGCCGCGGCTGGTGCTGGGCTAG
- a CDS encoding DUF924 family protein: MDDPEASLQPLPEGEQRRVLDFWFRELTPDHWFGAGSALDPLVRKRFAELHEQASEGALDAWAQTPLGRLALIIVLDQFSRHIHRDTARAFANDARAQHWTTRGIAAGMDEQLSFAQRHFFYMPLMHAEDPSLQAQSMECFAGLREFAESLLSFARTHRDEIAAHGRFPYRNAALGRENTEAERRFLEERD; encoded by the coding sequence ATGGATGATCCCGAAGCCAGCCTTCAGCCGCTCCCCGAAGGCGAACAGCGCCGCGTCCTCGATTTCTGGTTTCGCGAGCTGACCCCCGATCACTGGTTCGGCGCCGGCAGCGCGCTCGACCCGCTGGTTCGCAAGCGCTTCGCCGAACTGCACGAGCAGGCGAGCGAAGGCGCGCTCGACGCATGGGCGCAGACTCCGCTCGGCAGGCTCGCCCTCATCATCGTGCTCGACCAGTTCTCGCGCCACATCCACCGCGATACCGCGCGTGCCTTCGCCAACGATGCGCGCGCGCAGCACTGGACGACGCGCGGGATCGCGGCGGGCATGGACGAGCAGCTGTCCTTCGCCCAGCGCCACTTCTTCTACATGCCGCTGATGCATGCCGAGGACCCGTCCTTGCAGGCCCAAAGCATGGAATGCTTCGCGGGCCTGCGCGAATTCGCCGAGAGCCTTTTGAGCTTCGCCCGCACCCACCGCGACGAAATCGCCGCCCACGGCCGCTTCCCCTACCGCAACGCTGCGCTCGGTCGCGAGAACACCGAGGCCGAAAGGCGGTTTCTGGAAGAGCGGGACTAA
- a CDS encoding AAA family ATPase: MYFRRLKLSGFKSFVEPAELYIEPGLTGVVGPNGCGKSNLLEALRWVMGESSPKSMRGGGMEDVIFAGTANRPPRAFAEVVLQAVTSDREELEVVRRIERGAGSAYRVNGRDVRAKDVSLIFADAATGAHSPALVSQGRIAAVIAAKPAERRAMLEDAAGISGLHVRRRDAEQKLRATEANLARLEDIMAGLDRQVATLRRQAKAAERYRALSDQIRLAEARLLYARWRDAAAAAEAAKKEAQETDSRVGAAQRAAHEAQQAQASAAQALVKARDEQADRRDDASAQGHRMATLTGQLEAAEQKLRDLDRQKLRLEEDRGDADRITRDAAEALARLERELAEGEKRLAEDEAQRPRIANALEGAERAARQAELDHAQATAAQAGVEAEWRIAQSELAQARTRLERVAADTTRHEAQLAALDAAGDLEAALETAQEKAAAASAALAQARAALEAIQSRKATLQEERDTAASAVSAARADLTGIEREHAALLRDREARAKGAKAAHGMPVAIEQVRAAPGYERALAAVLGRDAKVPLGSDPGAEGRFWTGAEAPSPVRDSLAAQVTACPAELAARLALVHVVQEDDARRLGPGEWLVTRAGVLRRWDGFVARGEGAAEAARLEAENRFAELEERLPPFRAALAEAEQRQGAVQTELAGLQAQVAAAERAIADAANVERTALRGVDQAEDARQRHAARRTELENAAAELSERRESAEADVTEAEAKRAALPDPESGRAALETARARNESAKAAMQSATAALAGHDQALAVGRERTASQRGDIKGWQARSGDAANRLAQMAGRLEEIETERAIHAAKPEALMAQIEQGEAVRTRLAGELEEAEAAVTTAIEASRSADAALAAAQEALASAREARAGASARAENEDARRVELSRLSGERFQCPPPVLPERYAFVSAEVGSAEAENRAMDALSNEREKIGPVNLVAADELAEAEERLGVSVTEKEELAEAVNRLRGSIGNLNREGRERLRSAFEAVDGHFRRLFTKLFMGGQAHLALVDSDDPLEAGLEIFAQPPGKRLQSLTLLSGGEQALTAVALIFALFLTNPSPICVLDEVDAPLDDANIERFCDLLEAMTRETETRYLIVTHNAVTMSRMHRLFGVTMVEKGVSRLVSVDLTAAEELLAAE; this comes from the coding sequence GTGTATTTCCGGCGGCTCAAGCTCAGCGGCTTCAAGAGCTTCGTCGAGCCTGCCGAACTGTATATCGAGCCGGGGCTGACGGGCGTCGTCGGCCCCAACGGCTGCGGCAAGTCCAACCTGCTCGAAGCGCTGCGCTGGGTCATGGGCGAAAGTTCGCCCAAGTCGATGCGCGGCGGGGGCATGGAAGACGTGATCTTCGCAGGCACCGCCAACCGCCCGCCACGCGCCTTTGCCGAAGTGGTGCTCCAGGCGGTGACCTCGGACCGCGAGGAACTCGAGGTCGTGCGCCGGATCGAGCGCGGCGCGGGCTCGGCCTACCGGGTCAACGGGCGCGACGTGCGTGCCAAGGACGTCTCGCTGATCTTCGCCGATGCCGCGACCGGCGCGCATAGCCCGGCGCTGGTCAGCCAGGGCCGCATCGCCGCGGTAATCGCGGCGAAGCCTGCCGAGCGCCGCGCCATGCTCGAGGATGCGGCCGGGATCTCGGGCCTCCACGTGCGCCGCCGCGACGCCGAGCAGAAACTGCGCGCCACCGAGGCCAATCTCGCCCGCCTCGAAGACATCATGGCCGGGCTCGACCGGCAGGTAGCGACCCTGCGGCGACAGGCAAAGGCCGCCGAACGCTATCGTGCGCTCAGCGACCAGATTCGCCTCGCCGAGGCGCGGCTGCTCTATGCGCGCTGGCGCGATGCCGCCGCCGCCGCCGAGGCCGCAAAGAAGGAAGCGCAGGAGACCGACTCCCGCGTCGGTGCGGCCCAGCGCGCCGCTCACGAGGCGCAGCAGGCACAGGCCAGTGCCGCACAGGCGCTGGTCAAGGCGCGCGACGAGCAGGCCGACCGGCGCGACGATGCCTCGGCGCAAGGGCACCGCATGGCCACGCTCACCGGCCAGCTCGAAGCCGCCGAGCAGAAGCTGCGCGATCTCGACCGGCAGAAGCTGCGCCTCGAGGAAGACCGCGGCGATGCCGACCGCATCACCCGCGATGCCGCCGAGGCGCTCGCCCGGCTCGAACGCGAGCTGGCCGAGGGAGAGAAGCGGCTCGCCGAGGACGAGGCCCAGCGCCCGCGCATCGCCAATGCACTCGAGGGGGCGGAACGCGCCGCGCGCCAGGCCGAACTCGACCATGCCCAGGCCACCGCCGCGCAGGCCGGTGTCGAGGCCGAATGGCGCATCGCCCAGTCGGAACTGGCACAGGCGCGCACGCGCCTCGAACGCGTCGCTGCAGACACCACACGTCACGAGGCGCAGCTGGCCGCGCTCGATGCTGCAGGCGATCTCGAAGCAGCGCTCGAGACGGCGCAGGAAAAGGCCGCAGCCGCAAGTGCGGCCCTTGCACAGGCCCGCGCCGCGCTCGAGGCGATCCAGTCGCGCAAGGCCACGCTGCAGGAGGAGCGCGACACCGCCGCCTCCGCGGTCTCGGCAGCGCGCGCCGACCTCACCGGGATCGAGCGCGAGCATGCCGCGCTGCTGCGCGACCGCGAGGCGCGCGCAAAGGGCGCGAAGGCCGCGCACGGGATGCCCGTCGCGATCGAGCAGGTGCGCGCGGCCCCCGGCTACGAACGCGCACTCGCCGCCGTGCTCGGGCGCGATGCCAAGGTGCCGCTCGGCAGCGATCCGGGCGCGGAGGGGCGCTTCTGGACCGGGGCCGAGGCGCCTTCGCCGGTGCGCGACAGCCTCGCAGCGCAGGTGACCGCCTGCCCGGCCGAACTCGCCGCACGCCTCGCGCTGGTCCACGTGGTGCAGGAGGATGACGCACGCAGACTCGGCCCGGGCGAATGGCTGGTGACCCGCGCCGGCGTGCTGCGCCGCTGGGACGGCTTCGTCGCGCGCGGCGAAGGCGCAGCCGAGGCCGCGCGGCTCGAGGCCGAGAACCGTTTCGCCGAACTCGAGGAGCGCCTGCCCCCCTTCCGCGCCGCACTCGCCGAAGCCGAGCAGCGTCAGGGCGCGGTACAGACGGAGCTTGCCGGGCTTCAGGCGCAGGTCGCGGCCGCCGAGCGCGCCATCGCGGATGCCGCCAATGTCGAGCGCACGGCGCTGCGCGGGGTCGACCAGGCGGAGGATGCACGCCAGCGCCACGCTGCGCGCCGCACCGAGCTTGAAAACGCAGCCGCCGAGCTCTCCGAACGGCGCGAGAGTGCCGAGGCCGATGTCACCGAGGCCGAGGCCAAGCGCGCCGCGCTGCCCGATCCGGAGAGCGGGCGCGCCGCGCTCGAAACCGCACGGGCCCGCAACGAAAGCGCCAAGGCGGCGATGCAGTCGGCCACCGCCGCGCTCGCCGGGCACGATCAGGCGCTTGCGGTCGGGCGCGAACGCACGGCCTCGCAGCGCGGCGACATCAAGGGCTGGCAGGCGCGTTCGGGCGATGCCGCCAACCGTCTCGCGCAGATGGCCGGACGGCTCGAGGAGATCGAGACCGAGCGCGCGATCCACGCCGCCAAGCCCGAGGCGCTGATGGCGCAGATCGAACAGGGCGAAGCCGTGCGCACGCGTCTCGCGGGCGAGCTCGAAGAGGCCGAGGCTGCGGTCACCACCGCGATCGAGGCCTCGCGCTCCGCCGATGCCGCACTCGCCGCGGCGCAGGAAGCACTTGCCAGCGCGCGCGAGGCCCGCGCCGGAGCGAGCGCACGCGCCGAGAACGAGGATGCGCGCCGGGTCGAGTTGAGCCGACTTTCGGGCGAGCGTTTCCAGTGCCCGCCCCCGGTCCTGCCCGAGCGCTACGCCTTCGTCTCGGCAGAAGTCGGCAGCGCCGAGGCCGAGAACCGCGCGATGGACGCGCTCTCGAACGAGCGCGAGAAGATCGGCCCGGTCAACCTCGTCGCCGCCGACGAGCTGGCAGAGGCCGAGGAACGCCTCGGTGTGAGCGTGACCGAAAAGGAGGAACTCGCCGAGGCGGTGAACCGGCTGCGCGGCTCGATCGGCAACCTCAACCGCGAGGGCCGCGAGCGGCTGCGCAGCGCCTTCGAGGCTGTCGACGGGCACTTTCGCCGCCTTTTCACCAAACTGTTCATGGGCGGGCAGGCTCATCTCGCGCTCGTCGATTCGGACGATCCGCTCGAAGCCGGGCTCGAGATCTTCGCCCAGCCGCCGGGCAAGCGGCTGCAGTCGCTCACCCTGCTCTCGGGCGGCGAGCAGGCCTTGACCGCGGTCGCGCTGATCTTCGCGCTGTTCCTCACCAACCCTTCGCCGATCTGCGTGCTCGACGAGGTCGACGCCCCGCTCGACGATGCCAATATCGAGCGTTTCTGCGATCTGCTCGAAGCGATGACGCGCGAGACCGAGACGCGCTATCTGATCGTCACCCACAATGCGGTGACGATGAGCCGCATGCACCGCCTGTTCGGCGTCACCATGGTCGAGAAGGGCGTCTCGCGGCTCGTCAGCGTCGATCTCACCGCCGCCGAGGAACTGCTCGCGGCGGAGTGA
- a CDS encoding thioredoxin domain-containing protein, with translation MTRATKTSSHLRKIALGTLLAPLALGLAACGDKAADSAEVPSSEPIAKIAAPAGQSWADVIEKTPEGGYRMGNPEAPIKLVEYGALSCSHCAEFAHESFEPLRNDYVASGRVSYELRYFMLNAYDFPATMLATCGSTEAVLPLSEQFWAWQPNMFQNAQSAGEDKLEAIGQLPRDKQFAATAEVAGMTEFFASRGLPRDKALACLDNAATAKALADQTQKASQEYQISGTPSFLINGVKLDTLPWAELEAKLQQAGAR, from the coding sequence ATGACCCGCGCCACGAAGACCAGTTCCCACCTGCGCAAGATCGCGCTCGGCACGCTCCTCGCCCCGCTCGCGCTCGGCCTCGCGGCCTGCGGTGACAAGGCTGCGGATTCCGCCGAGGTGCCGAGCAGCGAGCCGATCGCCAAGATCGCCGCGCCCGCAGGCCAGTCCTGGGCCGACGTCATCGAGAAGACGCCCGAAGGCGGCTATCGCATGGGCAACCCTGAAGCACCTATCAAGCTCGTCGAGTATGGCGCGCTGTCTTGCTCGCACTGCGCCGAGTTCGCGCACGAAAGCTTCGAGCCGCTGCGCAACGACTACGTCGCCAGCGGCCGGGTGAGCTACGAGCTGCGCTATTTCATGCTCAACGCCTACGACTTCCCCGCGACCATGCTCGCGACCTGCGGATCGACCGAGGCCGTGCTCCCCTTGAGCGAGCAGTTCTGGGCCTGGCAGCCCAACATGTTCCAGAACGCCCAGTCCGCAGGCGAGGACAAGCTCGAAGCAATCGGCCAGCTGCCGCGTGATAAGCAGTTCGCGGCGACTGCCGAAGTTGCGGGCATGACCGAGTTCTTCGCCTCGCGCGGGCTGCCGCGTGACAAGGCGCTGGCCTGCCTCGACAATGCCGCGACCGCCAAGGCGCTGGCCGACCAGACCCAGAAGGCCTCGCAGGAATACCAGATTTCCGGGACGCCGAGCTTCCTCATCAACGGCGTCAAGCTCGACACCCTGCCCTGGGCCGAGCTCGAAGCCAAGCTGCAGCAGGCAGGCGCCCGCTGA
- a CDS encoding DsbA family protein: protein MTSTMRIAALAASALLAVSGSLATANAAPAKPAAAKVNWNGQVQETANGSFALGNPEAPVKVTEFISYTCPHCAKLHQESDPVLRMTAIPKGQVSLTISNFVRNPIDVTIAMITGCGDPKTFFARHNAFMGTQETWLKKLETITPAQQQRWSQGAWPDRMRAIASDFDFYARAEKFGMTRAKVDQCFTDEARIKQLEAQLQQAAALGIRGTPSYTINGKLDAGHTWAEMSKAIAQTLAESKAGNV, encoded by the coding sequence ATGACCTCTACGATGCGTATCGCCGCCCTCGCGGCATCGGCCCTTCTCGCGGTGAGCGGATCGCTCGCCACGGCCAATGCGGCACCGGCCAAGCCCGCCGCCGCAAAGGTGAACTGGAACGGGCAGGTCCAGGAAACCGCCAACGGCAGCTTCGCACTCGGCAACCCCGAGGCACCGGTCAAGGTGACCGAGTTCATCAGCTATACCTGTCCGCACTGCGCCAAGCTGCATCAGGAATCGGACCCGGTCCTGCGCATGACCGCGATCCCCAAGGGGCAGGTCTCGCTGACCATCAGCAACTTCGTGCGCAACCCGATCGACGTGACCATCGCGATGATCACCGGCTGCGGCGACCCAAAGACCTTCTTCGCCCGCCACAATGCCTTCATGGGCACCCAGGAAACCTGGCTCAAGAAGCTCGAGACGATCACGCCCGCACAGCAGCAGCGCTGGAGCCAGGGTGCCTGGCCCGATCGCATGCGCGCCATCGCCAGCGACTTCGACTTCTACGCCAGGGCCGAGAAGTTCGGCATGACCCGCGCGAAAGTCGACCAGTGCTTCACCGACGAGGCGCGCATTAAGCAGCTCGAGGCACAGCTGCAACAGGCCGCCGCCCTCGGCATCCGCGGCACGCCGAGCTACACCATCAACGGCAAGCTGGATGCCGGGCACACATGGGCCGAGATGTCCAAGGCGATTGCCCAGACCCTCGCCGAGAGCAAGGCGGGCAACGTCTAA
- a CDS encoding DUF721 domain-containing protein, protein MERTPGKDRGKSKPRQYERPRGGQARSISELMPDVGRTAFRRFGFVQSSVVTRWPEIVGERHARVCSPESIRFPPGEKMDGILQLVVRPAHAPLIQHVLPEIMERVNRFFGYKAVVKVKIRQGEVKPPAASKAQAAPPSLKPVPLELGESLRDVGDPELRAVLESLARSMGTTEDRKDH, encoded by the coding sequence ATGGAACGCACTCCCGGCAAGGACAGGGGCAAATCGAAGCCCCGGCAGTACGAAAGGCCGCGCGGCGGTCAGGCGCGCTCGATCTCCGAGCTGATGCCCGACGTCGGGCGCACCGCCTTTCGCCGCTTCGGCTTCGTGCAGTCGAGCGTGGTCACCCGCTGGCCCGAGATTGTGGGCGAGCGCCATGCCCGGGTGTGCTCGCCCGAATCGATCCGCTTCCCGCCGGGCGAGAAGATGGACGGCATCCTCCAGCTGGTCGTGCGCCCCGCCCACGCCCCGCTGATCCAGCACGTCCTTCCCGAGATCATGGAGCGGGTAAACCGCTTCTTCGGCTACAAGGCCGTCGTCAAGGTGAAGATCCGGCAAGGCGAGGTTAAGCCGCCGGCTGCTTCAAAGGCGCAAGCTGCACCCCCTTCGCTCAAGCCGGTGCCGCTCGAACTCGGCGAATCGCTGCGCGACGTCGGCGACCCCGAACTGCGCGCGGTGCTCGAATCGCTGGCGCGCAGCATGGGCACTACGGAAGACCGGAAAGACCACTGA
- a CDS encoding A/G-specific adenine glycosylase produces MDASSETISARLLAWYDAHARDLPWRAPPGSPPPEPYRVWLSEVMLQQTTVAAVKEYFAKFTRTWPEVTQLAAARDEDVMAAWAGLGYYARARNLLACAREVAARGGTFPDTEEELRKLPGLGAYTAAAVAAIAFDRRAVVVDANVERVVSRLFAIERELPAARPEIRDGAETITPDARAGDFAQAMMDLGATVCTARDPRCLLCPLSEPCAARAGGDPARFPVKAPKKAKPARKGRAYWITRAIGGRTHVWLVQRPGSGMLGGMRALPDDGWKARTDGHGEAPLAGTWQAAGRVNHVFTHFSLELHVEMLAGNVAQGPGEGEWWPLDHLDDAGLPTLFAKAARLAVAMQEDAA; encoded by the coding sequence ATGGACGCCAGTTCCGAAACGATCTCCGCCCGCTTGCTCGCATGGTACGACGCGCATGCCCGCGACCTGCCGTGGCGCGCCCCGCCCGGTAGCCCGCCGCCCGAGCCCTACCGGGTGTGGCTTTCTGAAGTCATGCTCCAGCAGACCACGGTCGCGGCGGTGAAGGAGTACTTCGCGAAATTCACCCGCACCTGGCCCGAGGTCACGCAGCTTGCCGCGGCGCGCGACGAGGACGTCATGGCTGCATGGGCGGGCCTCGGGTACTACGCGCGGGCACGCAACCTCTTGGCCTGCGCGCGCGAGGTCGCAGCGCGCGGCGGCACCTTCCCCGATACCGAGGAGGAGCTGCGCAAGCTCCCCGGGCTTGGCGCCTATACTGCCGCTGCCGTCGCCGCGATCGCCTTCGACCGGCGCGCGGTGGTGGTCGATGCCAATGTCGAGCGCGTCGTCTCGCGGCTCTTTGCGATTGAGCGTGAACTGCCCGCCGCGCGTCCCGAGATACGCGATGGAGCCGAGACGATCACCCCGGATGCGCGCGCGGGCGATTTTGCTCAGGCGATGATGGATTTGGGCGCGACGGTCTGCACCGCGCGCGACCCTCGCTGTCTGCTGTGCCCGCTTTCCGAGCCCTGCGCCGCGCGCGCTGGCGGCGATCCTGCGCGCTTTCCCGTGAAGGCGCCGAAGAAGGCCAAGCCCGCGCGCAAGGGGCGGGCGTACTGGATCACCCGCGCAATCGGCGGCCGCACGCACGTCTGGCTGGTCCAGCGCCCCGGCAGCGGCATGCTCGGTGGCATGCGGGCCTTGCCCGACGACGGCTGGAAGGCGCGCACCGACGGGCACGGCGAAGCGCCGCTGGCGGGCACCTGGCAGGCCGCGGGCCGGGTCAACCACGTCTTCACCCATTTCTCGCTCGAGCTGCACGTCGAGATGCTGGCAGGTAATGTCGCCCAGGGGCCCGGCGAGGGCGAGTGGTGGCCGCTCGATCATCTCGACGATGCCGGATTGCCCACGCTCTTCGCCAAGGCAGCACGCCTTGCCGTGGCGATGCAGGAAGACGCGGCATGA